A single genomic interval of Celeribacter indicus harbors:
- the cobN gene encoding cobaltochelatase subunit CobN — MHIVFRESHGLEETDLPQDLGQSPADLIALSFSDSDLGAFAAGWHRARDTGAPLPSLRLANLAALRHPLSVDVHAEQTLEGAKGILVRLIGGESYWPYGLATLQDLARRRGMALAVLPADGRPDPRLDALSTLPVSTLRRLQHLCDAGGAVAAQAALAQLALAAGLYAQPVAGLKSVPEAGFYRPGAGVVPPPEPPDRPLALVTFYRSYLSAADTAPVEALIAALEARGFDAFGLFAPSLKIASIADWLRREIARLAPAAIVNATAFSAKGPDGAPSPLDAAGCPVFQVALSTAERRLWAESERGLSPADLAMHVVLPEVDGRIFAGVASFKARAPRDPDLEFSRLIHQPDEGRVEAIADRVAGWHRLSTLPAAGCRPAIVLSTYPGRAYQIAHAVGLDAFASTGKILAELAGQGYDATPVPDLAVRLGQEVESWPLEAYRAALAALPMALRDDLARAWGAPEDDPAFCNGAFRFRALRAGQALIALQPERGEVNKREDDYHDLARTPCHGYVAFYLWLRSRIDVLIHVGAHGTLEWLPGKSVALSEACWPEALTGSLPVVYPFIVNDPGEAAQAKRRTGAVTIGHLPPPLAQTKLPEGLGQLEHLLDEYSTADGLDPARRDRLIADIRAEAQGRGVEADLGIPEEASAAEAITRIDRFVCDIKEAQFPEGLHVFGEGACGAAERAGLMAALCGRFVTAGPSGSPYRGRADVLPSGRNLYTTDPRAVPSRAAHAQGVKLAEEVLRRHLQDQGDWPKGLVVDLWGSATMRTAGEEFAMALHLAGIRPRWDEDSERVSGFEVIPPPLLGRPRIDVTLRVSGLFRDVFAGLAQMFEAACAALAERDEPAAENPYLDRIARVFGPKPGQYGLDMGSAIEEFTAEARLMAGEAWLAASSHAIDAHGAVTPARKALEERLSAADSFVHLQDLPETDLLMAADYAAHEAGFAAAMARMGPTQPALYHVDATRPEAPRARTLAEEVARVLRARAANSDWIGSMMRHGFRGGAEIAATLDHLAAFAHLAGVVEPHLFDLYFEATLGRADLVAFLEAENPQALAALRERFRQLAAAGLWQTRRNSSRTFLEEET, encoded by the coding sequence ATGCACATCGTTTTCCGCGAAAGCCACGGTCTCGAGGAGACGGACCTGCCGCAGGATCTGGGGCAGAGCCCCGCCGATCTGATTGCGCTGTCCTTCTCCGACAGCGATCTGGGGGCTTTCGCGGCTGGCTGGCACCGGGCACGCGACACGGGCGCTCCGCTGCCGTCGCTGCGCCTCGCCAACCTGGCGGCCTTGCGTCACCCGCTTTCGGTCGATGTCCATGCCGAGCAGACCCTCGAGGGGGCAAAGGGAATCCTCGTGCGGCTGATCGGCGGCGAGAGCTACTGGCCCTACGGGCTCGCGACGCTCCAGGATCTCGCGCGGAGGCGCGGGATGGCGCTTGCGGTGCTGCCGGCGGACGGCCGACCGGATCCGCGGCTCGACGCGCTCTCTACCCTCCCCGTCTCGACCCTGCGCCGCTTGCAGCACCTGTGCGATGCGGGCGGGGCGGTCGCAGCGCAGGCGGCGCTGGCACAGCTCGCGCTCGCCGCGGGGCTCTATGCGCAGCCCGTCGCGGGGCTGAAATCGGTGCCGGAAGCCGGGTTCTACCGCCCCGGCGCCGGGGTCGTACCCCCGCCCGAGCCCCCCGACCGGCCGCTCGCGCTCGTCACCTTCTACCGCTCCTACCTGAGCGCAGCCGATACCGCGCCCGTCGAGGCGCTGATTGCCGCGCTCGAGGCGCGGGGGTTCGACGCCTTCGGCCTCTTCGCCCCGTCGCTCAAGATCGCGTCGATCGCGGATTGGCTGCGCCGGGAGATCGCGCGCCTTGCCCCGGCGGCAATCGTCAACGCCACCGCCTTTTCCGCGAAGGGACCGGATGGCGCGCCCTCGCCGCTCGACGCCGCGGGTTGTCCGGTCTTTCAGGTCGCTCTCTCGACAGCGGAGCGCCGGCTCTGGGCGGAGAGCGAGCGGGGGCTCTCGCCCGCCGATCTCGCGATGCATGTCGTGCTGCCCGAGGTGGACGGCCGGATCTTTGCCGGCGTCGCCAGTTTCAAGGCCCGCGCCCCGCGCGACCCGGACCTGGAATTTTCCCGCCTGATCCATCAGCCGGATGAAGGGCGGGTCGAAGCGATCGCGGATCGGGTCGCGGGCTGGCACAGACTTTCCACCCTGCCCGCGGCCGGATGCAGGCCAGCGATCGTGCTGTCGACCTATCCGGGACGCGCGTACCAGATCGCCCATGCGGTCGGGCTCGACGCCTTCGCATCCACCGGAAAGATCCTCGCCGAACTTGCCGGTCAAGGATATGACGCGACGCCTGTGCCCGATCTGGCCGTGCGTCTGGGGCAGGAGGTCGAGAGCTGGCCGCTCGAGGCGTATCGCGCCGCGCTGGCTGCCCTGCCCATGGCGCTGCGCGACGATCTGGCCCGCGCCTGGGGCGCGCCCGAGGACGATCCCGCCTTCTGCAACGGCGCCTTCCGGTTTCGCGCCCTGCGCGCGGGACAGGCGCTGATCGCGCTGCAACCCGAACGCGGCGAGGTCAACAAGCGCGAGGATGACTACCACGATCTCGCCCGCACGCCCTGCCACGGCTATGTCGCCTTCTACCTCTGGCTGCGGAGCAGGATCGATGTGCTGATCCACGTCGGCGCGCATGGCACGCTCGAATGGCTGCCCGGAAAATCGGTTGCCCTGTCGGAGGCCTGCTGGCCCGAGGCGCTGACCGGATCCCTGCCGGTCGTCTACCCCTTCATCGTCAACGATCCGGGCGAGGCGGCACAGGCGAAGCGGCGGACCGGCGCGGTCACGATCGGACACCTGCCCCCGCCACTGGCACAGACGAAACTGCCGGAAGGGCTCGGCCAGCTCGAACACCTTCTGGACGAATATTCGACCGCGGACGGGCTCGATCCCGCCCGGCGCGACCGGCTGATCGCGGATATCCGCGCCGAGGCGCAGGGGCGCGGAGTCGAGGCGGATCTGGGGATCCCGGAAGAGGCCAGCGCGGCCGAGGCGATCACCCGCATCGACCGGTTCGTCTGCGACATCAAGGAGGCGCAATTCCCCGAGGGGCTGCATGTCTTCGGCGAGGGCGCCTGCGGCGCGGCCGAGCGTGCGGGACTGATGGCGGCCCTGTGCGGACGGTTCGTGACCGCGGGACCGTCGGGCTCGCCCTACCGGGGGCGCGCGGACGTCCTGCCCAGTGGACGCAATCTCTATACCACGGATCCACGTGCCGTGCCCTCGCGCGCCGCCCATGCGCAGGGGGTGAAACTCGCCGAGGAAGTGTTGCGCCGCCACCTCCAGGACCAGGGCGACTGGCCGAAAGGGCTGGTGGTCGATCTCTGGGGATCGGCGACGATGCGCACGGCCGGCGAGGAGTTCGCCATGGCGCTGCACCTCGCGGGCATCAGGCCGCGCTGGGACGAGGACAGCGAGCGCGTGAGCGGGTTCGAGGTGATCCCGCCACCGCTGCTGGGCCGGCCCCGGATCGACGTGACGCTGCGGGTCTCGGGGCTGTTCCGGGACGTCTTTGCCGGGCTCGCGCAGATGTTCGAGGCCGCCTGCGCGGCCCTGGCCGAGCGCGACGAACCCGCCGCGGAGAACCCCTATCTCGACCGCATCGCCCGCGTCTTCGGTCCGAAGCCGGGGCAATACGGACTCGACATGGGATCCGCCATTGAGGAGTTCACCGCCGAGGCGCGGCTGATGGCGGGGGAGGCCTGGCTTGCCGCCTCGAGCCACGCGATCGACGCGCACGGTGCGGTCACGCCGGCCCGCAAGGCGCTCGAGGAGCGGCTTTCCGCGGCGGACAGCTTCGTGCATTTGCAGGATCTGCCCGAGACAGACCTCCTGATGGCGGCGGATTATGCCGCCCATGAGGCCGGTTTCGCCGCCGCGATGGCACGGATGGGACCGACGCAACCCGCGCTCTATCACGTCGACGCCACCCGCCCCGAGGCGCCGCGTGCGCGCACCCTGGCCGAGGAGGTGGCGCGGGTGTTGCGGGCGCGGGCGGCCAATTCCGACTGGATCGGCTCGATGATGCGGCACGGATTTCGCGGCGGAGCAGAGATCGCGGCGACGCTCGATCACCTCGCGGCCTTCGCGCATCTCGCCGGGGTAGTCGAACCGCATCTGTTCGATCTCTATTTCGAGGCGACGCTGGGGCGCGCGGATCTGGTGGCGTTCCTCGAGGCCGAGAATCCGCAGGCGCTCGCCGCGCTGCGCGAGCGGTTTCGTCAATTGGCCGCGGCAGGACTGTGGCAAACCCGGCGCAATTCGAGCCGGACCTTTCTGGAGGAAGAGACATGA
- the cobG gene encoding precorrin-3B synthase, with product MSDPVIRGWCPGALRPMRSGDGLVVRLRLPLGRMGPEQALGIAGLSRRHGNGRIDLSARANLQLRGVSEDSHPPLIAALSEMGLIDASPEAEARRNILITPFWRAGDDSEAVARDLAQALRADDAPALSGKFGFAVDCGAQPVLGTVAADIRIERAGEGLICRADGMETGRPVTRKTAARAALDLAEWFVTSGGVQDNRGRMARHLAQGARPPAPWTHVPRGAGRQPPAPGPCEGGVLVALEFGRMEADLLTSLAEFGALRLTPWRMLLIEGATTVPELPGLIASPSDPRLRIDACTGAPDCPQALAATRPLARALAPSLPPEAHLHVSGCTKGCARPAPSDMTLVATGDDRFDLVLDGRAEDPPARRALSQNELLAGSALLKKDL from the coding sequence ATGAGCGACCCGGTCATTCGGGGCTGGTGCCCCGGCGCGCTGCGCCCGATGCGCTCGGGCGACGGGCTCGTCGTCCGCCTGCGCCTGCCGCTCGGCCGCATGGGCCCGGAACAGGCCCTCGGGATTGCCGGCCTGTCGCGCCGCCACGGCAACGGCCGGATCGACCTGTCGGCGCGTGCGAACCTGCAACTGCGCGGCGTGTCCGAGGACAGCCACCCGCCCCTGATCGCCGCCCTGAGCGAAATGGGACTGATCGACGCCAGTCCCGAGGCCGAGGCGCGGCGCAACATCCTCATCACCCCGTTCTGGCGTGCGGGCGACGATAGCGAGGCCGTCGCGCGCGACCTGGCGCAGGCGTTGCGCGCTGACGACGCCCCCGCGCTTTCGGGCAAGTTCGGCTTCGCCGTGGATTGCGGCGCGCAGCCCGTTCTCGGTACAGTCGCCGCCGATATCCGGATCGAACGCGCGGGCGAGGGGCTGATCTGCCGCGCCGACGGGATGGAGACCGGGCGCCCGGTCACTCGGAAGACGGCCGCCCGCGCCGCGCTCGATCTCGCGGAATGGTTCGTGACGAGCGGCGGCGTGCAGGACAATCGCGGCCGCATGGCGCGGCATCTCGCGCAGGGGGCACGGCCTCCCGCCCCCTGGACGCATGTCCCTCGCGGCGCGGGACGGCAGCCGCCTGCGCCCGGTCCTTGCGAGGGGGGCGTTCTCGTCGCGCTGGAATTCGGGCGGATGGAAGCGGACCTGCTGACATCGCTGGCGGAGTTCGGTGCGCTGCGGCTCACGCCGTGGCGGATGCTGCTGATCGAGGGCGCGACGACGGTGCCTGAGCTGCCGGGCCTCATCGCCTCGCCCTCCGATCCGCGCTTGCGCATCGACGCCTGCACCGGCGCGCCGGACTGTCCGCAGGCGCTGGCCGCGACCCGGCCGCTCGCCCGCGCCCTCGCCCCCTCCCTGCCGCCCGAGGCGCATCTGCACGTCTCCGGCTGCACCAAGGGCTGCGCCCGTCCCGCACCGAGCGACATGACCCTTGTCGCGACCGGCGACGACCGCTTCGACCTCGTGCTCGACGGGCGCGCGGAGGATCCGCCGGCGCGGCGTGCCCTGAGCCAAAACGAATTGTTGGCCGGATCGGCCCTGCTGAAGAAAGACCTCTGA